The proteins below come from a single Eptesicus fuscus isolate TK198812 chromosome 5, DD_ASM_mEF_20220401, whole genome shotgun sequence genomic window:
- the CCDC32 gene encoding coiled-coil domain-containing protein 32 isoform X3 yields the protein MKMFESIDSTATKSGPDLWAEICSCLPNPDQEDGAKNAFSDSFMDSYPASTGPREAPDFATQPAIKPWAPLQDSDVYLASLENKLRRIKGLNQEVTSKDMLRTLAQAKKECWDRFLQEKLASEFFVDGLDSDESTLEHFKRWLQPDKVAISTEEVQYLIPPESQVEKPVAGDEPAAAEQ from the exons atgaaaatgtttgaaagCATTGACTCTACGGCTACAAAATCTGGCCCGGATCTTTGGGCTGAAATATGTTCCTGTCTGCCAAACCCTGACCAAGAGGATGGTGCCAAAAATGCCTTCTCAGACTCCTTTATGGATTCTTATCCTGCAAGCACAGGCCCGAGGGAGGCCCCGGACTTTGCTACTCAGCCAGCTATAAAGCCTTGGGCTCCCTTGCAGGATTCAGACGTGTATTTAGCATCTTTAG aGAATAAACTGAGAAGAATCAAAGGTTTAAATCAGGAAGTGACTTCTAAGGACATGCTTCGAACCCTGGCCCAAGCCAAGAAGGAATGCTGGGATCGGTTCCTCCAGGAAAAGTTAGCATCAGAGTTCTTCGTGGATGGACTTGATTCTGATGAGAG CACCTTGGAACATTTCAAGAGGTGGCTCCAGCCGGATAAGGTGGCCATCAGTACAGAGGAGGTCCAGTATCTGATTCCTCCAGAGTCACAGGTGGAGAAGCCAGTGGCTGGGGACGAGCCAGCGGCAGCAGAACAGTAA
- the CCDC32 gene encoding coiled-coil domain-containing protein 32 isoform X2 has translation MKMFESIDSTATKSGPDLWAEICSCLPNPDQEDGAKNAFSDSFMDSYPASTGPREAPDFATQPAIKPWAPLQDSDVYLASLENKLRRIKGLNQEVTSKDMLRTLAQAKKECWDRFLQEKLASEFFVDGLDSDESTLEHFKRWLQPDKVAISTEEVQYLIPPESQVEKPVAGDEPAAAEHLLELWWSR, from the exons atgaaaatgtttgaaagCATTGACTCTACGGCTACAAAATCTGGCCCGGATCTTTGGGCTGAAATATGTTCCTGTCTGCCAAACCCTGACCAAGAGGATGGTGCCAAAAATGCCTTCTCAGACTCCTTTATGGATTCTTATCCTGCAAGCACAGGCCCGAGGGAGGCCCCGGACTTTGCTACTCAGCCAGCTATAAAGCCTTGGGCTCCCTTGCAGGATTCAGACGTGTATTTAGCATCTTTAG aGAATAAACTGAGAAGAATCAAAGGTTTAAATCAGGAAGTGACTTCTAAGGACATGCTTCGAACCCTGGCCCAAGCCAAGAAGGAATGCTGGGATCGGTTCCTCCAGGAAAAGTTAGCATCAGAGTTCTTCGTGGATGGACTTGATTCTGATGAGAG CACCTTGGAACATTTCAAGAGGTGGCTCCAGCCGGATAAGGTGGCCATCAGTACAGAGGAGGTCCAGTATCTGATTCCTCCAGAGTCACAGGTGGAGAAGCCAGTGGCTGGGGACGAGCCAGCGGCAGCAGAACA CTTGCTCGAGCtctggtggagcaggtga
- the CCDC32 gene encoding coiled-coil domain-containing protein 32 isoform X1, with product MKMFESIDSTATKSGPDLWAEICSCLPNPDQEDGAKNAFSDSFMDSYPASTGPREAPDFATQPAIKPWAPLQDSDVYLASLENKLRRIKGLNQEVTSKDMLRTLAQAKKECWDRFLQEKLASEFFVDGLDSDESTLEHFKRWLQPDKVAISTEEVQYLIPPESQLARALVEQVRSLPRIYGESSEGPRCKCMWSS from the exons atgaaaatgtttgaaagCATTGACTCTACGGCTACAAAATCTGGCCCGGATCTTTGGGCTGAAATATGTTCCTGTCTGCCAAACCCTGACCAAGAGGATGGTGCCAAAAATGCCTTCTCAGACTCCTTTATGGATTCTTATCCTGCAAGCACAGGCCCGAGGGAGGCCCCGGACTTTGCTACTCAGCCAGCTATAAAGCCTTGGGCTCCCTTGCAGGATTCAGACGTGTATTTAGCATCTTTAG aGAATAAACTGAGAAGAATCAAAGGTTTAAATCAGGAAGTGACTTCTAAGGACATGCTTCGAACCCTGGCCCAAGCCAAGAAGGAATGCTGGGATCGGTTCCTCCAGGAAAAGTTAGCATCAGAGTTCTTCGTGGATGGACTTGATTCTGATGAGAG CACCTTGGAACATTTCAAGAGGTGGCTCCAGCCGGATAAGGTGGCCATCAGTACAGAGGAGGTCCAGTATCTGATTCCTCCAGAGTCACAG CTTGCTCGAGCtctggtggagcaggtgagaagTCTACCGAGAATCTACGGAGAATCTAGTGAAGGACCCAGGTGTAAATGTATGTGGAGCAGCTGA
- the RPUSD2 gene encoding pseudouridylate synthase RPUSD2: MRLGGRRWLQGLVKGCLSLPGLSLARTWGGRGGRMAEMLSAGAEAASELRAPAQQNGDADGDARDERPPGRPEPAAAGVESAPGVGKPVPGSEEQAPAAAPGPGKRKKRRGATGERVVPPPKKRRAGVSFGDEHFAETSYYFEGGLRKVRPYYFDFRTYCKGRWVGHSLLHVFRTEFRAQPLAYYEAAVRAGRLHLNEEPVQDLSIVLKDNDFLRNTVHRHEPPVTAEPIRLLVENEDMVVVDKPSSIPVHPCGRFRHNTVIFILGKEHQLKELHPLHRLDRLTSGVLMFAKTTAVSEKIHEQVRDRQLEKEYVCRVKGEFPSEEVTCKEPILVVSYKVGVCRVDTRGKPCETVFQRLSYNGHSSVVRCRPLTGRTHQIRVHLQFLGHPILNDPIYNSVAWGPSRGRGGHIPKTDEELLRDLVAEHQAKQSLDVLDLCEGDLSPGLTDSTAPSSELGKDHLEDLAASAQKMGGVLEAAPQDLDTEALAPGNAAETDVVNQEIDPLCAECRLVRQDPLPQDLVMFLHALRYKGPGFEYFSPMPTWAQDDWQED, translated from the exons ATGAGGCTGGGCGGCCGCAGGTGGCTCCAGGGTCTCGTGAAGGGGTGTTTGAGCCTCCCGGGCCTCAGCCTTgccaggacttggggtggccgaggAGGCCGGATGGCGGAAATGCTCTCCGCCGGGGCGGAGGCGGCGAGCGAGCTGAGGGCTCCGGCTCAGCAAAACGGAGACGCGGACGGCGACGCGAGGGACGAGCGACCCCCAGGGCGCCCGGAGCCGGCCGCCGCGGGAGTGGAGTCGGCCCCGGGGGTAGGGAAGCCGGTCCCGGGGAGCGAGGAGCAGGCCCCGGCTGCAGCGCCGGGCCCGGGCAAGCGCAAGAAGCGGCGGGGCGCAACCGGGGAGCGCGTAGTGCCGCCCCCGAAGAAGCGGCGGGCAGGGGTGAGCTTCGGCGATGAGCACTTTGCAGAGACCAGCTACTACTTCGAGGGCGGCCTGCGCAAAGTGCGGCCCTATTACTTTGACTTCCGAACCTACTGCAAAGGCCGCTGGGTGGGCCACAGCTTGCTGCACGTCTTCAGGACTGAGTTCCGAGCCCAGCCCTTGGCCTACTACGAGGCCGCGGTCCGAGCGGGGCGCCTGCACCTCAACGAGGAGCCGGTCCAAGACCTCAGCATTGTGCTCAAG GACAATGACTTCTTGCGGAACACAGTGCACAGGCATGAGCCACCAGTCACGGCAGAGCCTATCCGCCTGCTGGTTGAGAATGAAGACATGGTGGTTGTAGACAAGCCTTCTTCCATTCCTGTCCACCCCTGTGGCCGCTTCCGACACAACACGGTCATCTTCATCCTGGGCAAGGAGCACCAACTTAAGGAGCTGCACCCACTGCATCGGCTCGACCGCCTTACCTCGGGGGTCCTCATGTTTGCCAAGACAACAGCTGTTTCGGAGAAGATACATGAGCAAGTTCGGGACCGGCAG CTGGAAAAGGAGTACGTGTGCCGGGTGAAGGGGGAGTTCCCCTCCGAGGAAGTGACCTGCAAGGAACCCATCTTGGTAGTATCTTACAAGGTAGGGGTGTGCCGTGTAGATACTCGGGGCAAACCCTGTGAGACAGTGTTCCAGAGACTGAGCTACAACGGCCACTCCAGTGTGGTGCGGTGTCGGCCGCTCACAGGTCGCACTCACCAGATCCGAGTCCACCTCCAGTTCCTGGGCCACCCCATCCTTAATGACCCCATCTACAACTCAGTGGCCTGGGGCCCCTCCCGGGGCCGGGGTGGCCACATTCCCAAGACAGATGAGGAACTGCTGCGGGACCTCGTTGCAGAACACCAAGCCAAACAGAGCCTGGACGTGCTAGATCTCTGTGAAGGTGATCTGTCCCCAGGACTCACAGACTCTACTGCTCCCTCCTCAGAGCTGGGCAAGGACCACCTAGAAGACTTGGCTGCATCTGCTCAAAAGATGGGTGGAGTACTTGAGGCAGCCCCTCAGGATCTGGACACAGAGGCCCTGGCACCAGGGAATGCAGCTGAAACAGATGTTGTGAATCAAGAAATAGACCCCCTCTGTGCAGAGTGCCGACTGGTGCGACAGGACCCCTTGCCCCAGGACCTTGTGATGTTTCTGCACGCCCTGCGCTATAAAGGGCCAGGTTTTGAGTACTTTTCACCCATGCCTACCTGGGCACAGGATGACTGGCAAGAGGACTGA
- the CCDC32 gene encoding coiled-coil domain-containing protein 32 isoform X4, whose translation MKMFESIDSTATKSGPDLWAEICSCLPNPDQEDGAKNAFSDSFMDSYPASTGPREAPDFATQPAIKPWAPLQDSDVYLASLENKLRRIKGLNQEVTSKDMLRTLAQAKKECWDRFLQEKLASEFFVDGLDSDER comes from the exons atgaaaatgtttgaaagCATTGACTCTACGGCTACAAAATCTGGCCCGGATCTTTGGGCTGAAATATGTTCCTGTCTGCCAAACCCTGACCAAGAGGATGGTGCCAAAAATGCCTTCTCAGACTCCTTTATGGATTCTTATCCTGCAAGCACAGGCCCGAGGGAGGCCCCGGACTTTGCTACTCAGCCAGCTATAAAGCCTTGGGCTCCCTTGCAGGATTCAGACGTGTATTTAGCATCTTTAG aGAATAAACTGAGAAGAATCAAAGGTTTAAATCAGGAAGTGACTTCTAAGGACATGCTTCGAACCCTGGCCCAAGCCAAGAAGGAATGCTGGGATCGGTTCCTCCAGGAAAAGTTAGCATCAGAGTTCTTCGTGGATGGACTTGATTCTGATGAGAGGTAA